The proteins below come from a single Salvelinus alpinus chromosome 18, SLU_Salpinus.1, whole genome shotgun sequence genomic window:
- the LOC139543532 gene encoding PR domain zinc finger protein 12-like, whose translation MGSVLPAEALALKSVFKCQSRSLSDIITSDILHSFLYGRWRNVIGEHLMEDRQSSISPKTAFTAEVLAQSFAGEVQKLSSLVLPSEVIIAQSSIPGEGLGIFSKTWIKAGTEMGPFTGRVISPEHVDLLKNNNLMWEVFNGDGTVRYFIDASQEDHRSWMTYIKCARNEQEQNLEVVQIGSSIFYRAAETIPPDQELLVWYGNSHNTFLGIPGVPGTEEHQRKSRNEDSHSCDGSLSCSPSSSSSPSVTSRMRCVICHRGFNSRSNLRSHMRIHTLDKPFICRFCNRRFSQSSTLRNHVRLHTGERPYKCHVCQSAYSQLAGLRAHQKSARHRPGAAGADTASQVSPPPPPINRLSQHQVPLVHHIPTMVL comes from the exons ATGGGCTCGGTATTACCCGCAGAGGCTTTAGCCCTAAAGTCTGTATTTAAATGTCAGAGTCGGTCCTTGTCTGACATTATCACGTCAGACATTCTGCACAGTTTCTTGTATGGAAGGTGGAGAAATGTGATCGGGGAGCATCTGATGGAGGATAGACAGAGTAGCATCAGTCCCAAGACAGCCTTCACAGCTGAGGTCCTCGCGCAGTCCTTCGCCGGAG AGGTCCAGAAGCTCTCCAGCCTGGTGCTGCCCAGTGAGGTGATCATTGCCCAGAGCTCTATCCCTGGCGAGGGCCTGGGCATTTTCTCCAAGACCTGGATCAAGGCGGGCACAGAGATGGGTCCGTTCACTGGCAGGGTAATCTCCCCTGAGCACGTAGACCTGCTCAAGAACAACAACCTCATGTGGGAG GTGTTCAACGGGGACGGCACGGTGCGCTACTTCATTGATGCCAGCCAGGAGGACCATCGCAGCTGGATGACCTATATCAAGTGTGCACGCAACGAACAGGAGCAGAACCTGGAGGTGGTGCAGATCGGCAGCAGCATCTTCTACAGAGCTGCAGAG ACTATCCCTCCAGACCAGGAGCTGCTGGTGTGGTATGGAAACTCCCACAACACCTTCCTTGGTATTCCCGGCGTTCCCGGTACTGAGGAGCATCAGAGAAAGAGCCGGAATG AGGACTCTCACTCCTGTGACGGCTCTTTATCgtgctccccctcctcctcttcttccccgtCTGTGACCAGCCGCATGCGCTGCGTCATCTGCCACCGGGGCTTCAACTCTCGTAGCAACCTGCGCTCCCACATGCGCATCCACACCCTGGACAAGCCGTTCATCTGCCGCTTCTGCAACCGCCGCTTCAGCCAGTCGTCCACCTTGCGCAACCACGTGCGACTGCACACCGGAGAGCGCCCCTACAAGTGCCACGTGTGCCAGAGCGCCTACTCCCAACTGGCAGGGCTGCGGGCACACCAGAAGAGTGCCAGGCACAGACCAGGGGCGGCGGGCGCAGACACTGCCTCCCAAGTCTCACCTCCTCCCCCACCGATCAACAGGCTGTCCCAACACCAGGTCCCCCTGGTTCACCATATCCCCACCATGGTGCTATga
- the LOC139543533 gene encoding exosome complex component RRP4-like, whose translation MAADMRLPTIRKQVALSSSLSALDGKDLVVPGDVITSDTGFMRGHGTYMDEEKLTASVAGEVERVNKLICVRPLKTRFNGEVGDVVVGRITEVQQKRWKVETNSRLDSVLLLSSVNLPGGELRRRSAEDELTMRDYLQEGDLISAEVQSVFSDGALSLHTRSLKYGKLGQGVLVQLSPSLIKRQKTHFHNLPCGASIILGNNGFVWLYPTPGHQDEEAGGYYTSLEPVSLSDREVISRLRNCLLALGAHKVLLYDTSVLYCYESSLPHQIKDILKPEVMEEIVMMTRQKLVELEG comes from the exons ATGGCTGCGGATATGAGATTGCCAACTATTCGGAAACAAGTAGCGTTATCATCCTCTCTGTCTGCTTTGGATGGAAAAGATCTAGTTGTTCCCGGTGATGTGATCACATCAGATACAGGGTTTATGAG GGGTCATGGGACTTACATGGATGAAGAAAAACTAACAGCCTCTGTggctggagaggtggagagagtgaacaaGCTCATCTGTGTACGGCCGCTCAAGACCAG GTTCAACGGGGAGGTTGGAGATGTGGTGGTTGGGAGGATCACAGAG GTGCAGCAGAAGCGCTGGAAGGTGGAGACCAACTCCAGACTGGACTCTGTGTTGCTGCTGTCCTCTGTCAATCTGCCCGGAGGAGAGCTG AGGAGACGGTCAGCAGAAGATGAGCTCACCATGAGAGACTACCTTCAGGAGGGGGACCTCATCAGT GCAGAGGTACAGTCTGTTTTCTCAGATGGAGCGCTCTCTCTTCACACCCGCAGTTTAAAGTATGGAAAG TTGGGGCAAGGAGTTCTTGTGCAGCTATCTCCCTCTCTGATCAAGAGACAGAAAACCCACTTCCACAACCTGCCTTGTGGGGCCTCCATCATCCTGGGCAATAATGGCTTTGTGTGGCTGTACCCCACCCCAGGACATCAGGACGAGGAGGCTGGAGGATACTACACCAGTCTGGAG cctgtctctctctcagatcGGGAGGTGATCTCACGGTTGAGGAACTGCTTGCTGGCCTTGGGGGCACACAAGGTGCTTCTGTACGACACCAGTGTGCTCTACTGTTACGAGTCATCACTCCCACACCAG ATCAAGGATATCTTAAAACCAGAGGTGATGGAGGAGATTGTGATGATGACGCGTCAGAAACTTGTCGAACTGGAGGGTTAG